The sequence tggaatttttattgtgtattttaaatgtattttcaagtaCATGTATTTTAATGTTGATTTTGTCAATTGCTtgccttgttttgctttttatatattgtttaagatatccttcccttccctacaGTCATAAAATATTCTGCTATCTTTTCTTGTAAAACTCATAAAATTTGGTTTTCATATTTTGGTATTTAATCTCTCAGTAATtaactttgtttccttttatataaGGAGGTCGTCCCAGCACACTATATTGGGTtatcatttccctaatgacctCTAATGCCAGTTCTGTCCCATTTCCCATTTTCTTATATGAATGAGTATGCTTCTGGGCTCTCTTTGGTACTATTAATCTGTTGGTCTATCCCTGTGTAAACACCACACTATATTATTAAAACTTTATAATAAGCTTCAATATCTGGTAGAGCAGAACTCTGCAACTTGATCTTTCTCTTTAGAAGTGTGCTGGGTATTTCTGGCCCTTTGcttattcataaaattttaaatatacttgtCAAATTCCACAGAAAACATTGCTGGAATTTGGGTTAGAATTACATTACATCTATAGGACAGGTGAGGGAAAACTGATGACTTTTCAACTCAAATCTCTCTATTCATGATATGAAATATCCCCCTTTCCTTTGGCCatctttaatatctttcaatagcatttcttcttttttttttaagattttatttatttatttgacagagagatagccagtgagagagggaacacaggcagggggagtgggagaggaagaagcaggctcctagcggaggagcccgatgcagaactcgatcccaggactccaggatcacaccctgagctgaaggcagacgcttaacgactgagtcacccaggcgcccctttcaatAGCATTTCTTAATTTTCAACACAACAGTCTTGCTTATCTCAAGTCATTATTACTGAGaacattgtatttttaatgtaaaattacgTTTTCTAActattgctttttaaatgcaCAAGAATGCAATGGAGTCTTGCCTAATAATGTTACCGATTACATGCTGGGCACCGCTACACCTGGCATTGTTCCAACCTCTTTACGAACCCATTAAGCCCTCTCAACAACTCTATGAAGTGGGTCCtgttatcaaaattatttttcatactaGTTCCTTGGGTGTTGTCCCTGGGTGGGATGCAGAGGAGCCCTCCTAGGACCTTTGCAGTTTTGAGACCCCCATCTGGGCCAGGTTTCCGCTGTATAGAACAGCTACTGTATAGAACATTTCTACTTCACTAGAGAACTCCTGAGCTACCCTCAGCCCAGAGATTGGAGACCACTGAACTCTGACCTTGACATACTGCTTCTGGTCCCCTCTGGGGACAGAGGGATCTCAACCTGACCCCTAGTCTCCTTTACTTGGAAAGCCAAGAAGTTTGAGTAAAGGTTGACAGGTCTTCTTAGCTCGTGGTCTTTGTAGACTTCAGAAGGCTGTCTGACGGGCTTCCCAGGGCCTGGTACCTGCCCACTGGTTCCTTGGTTTCATGGGTGCATACATGGGGCAAAACTTTTCAAGCTGTACATGTTAAATATGTAAAGTTTATTCtgtataaattatacctcaataaaggtatattttttttaagataagagGTGGATATGAGATTAAAACTAAAAGATGCAGACTTTCTAGTCCTGTGGATTCATTTTTGGCCAAGCCTTCTTTGGAAAGTAGGGTCCCTGAAATGAATGTGGCCCAAACAGAAAACATACTctagcttgatgaatttttagtAAGAACTGTAATATGAATGGTTCATGTAACTGTGAACTGTGAATCCAAAACGGAGTCAGGAATAaccactcattaaaaaaaaaaactggccagCAGCATTAGGGGTAATATAAATGGTCATGGacagtggcggggggggggggttataaATCAGTACAACTTTCTGGAGACCAATCTGGAATAAGTCTCAAAATGTGCCCAACTTTTATCTTCACAGGACCATTAGTaggaatatttcttttaaaatacgaAGGATGTGAGCaaatattaagtacattcataagAGTAcagtatataattttaattacctAAATTGTCTAAAAGTAGATCCAATCATAGAAAATACAGAGAGCCATACAATTTGACACATCAAATTGATGACATCATTATCTTGAGGAGAGTTTATGGCAAGTACGGGTAGAATTAGCTATCGAAGTCTACGATTAGCTTGTGCCGAAATGTTTGTAAGTTTGTATTTGCGTACATAGAATAGGGAAGGCTATACATCATTAATAGTGATTTCATAGCAGTGGGATTGTGAATGACGTCCGTGTTCTCTGTACTTGTCAATAGTTTCCAAATTGCCACCAtgatacaaatctttttttaagtcaaaaaaataccgtcggggggcgcctgggtggcgctgtcgttaagcgtctgcctttggctcagggcgtgatcccggagtcctgggatcgagttctgcatccggctcctccactgggagcctgcttcttcctctcccactccccctgcctgtgttccctctctcgctggctctctctgtcaaataaataaaaacaaaatcttaaaaaaaaaaaaaatactgttgggAGGTCCGTGTGGAAGCACAAGTGAGCATATGTGGGTAAGTAGAGGGACACTGTCCTGACAGCTGCTTCACATGAAGATccttggcggggcggggggggagggggctgctccagaagaaagggaaaggagactACATGGCATGCTCAGAGCTCTGCCTCCGAGCGCAGGCCTGCAGGCCTACGGCAAGATCGGAAGGAGTTGTCTCCATGAGGGACTGTGTGAGACGTGGGACGTGAGGGCGGTCTGTGTGATCCTGACGGGGCAGGGACCAGGTGGCTGCGGGCTTTACTCCGTGGCGTTTGCCTCTGGCTGTGTGTGCAGCGGGGCTGGGCCCTGGCATCCCCACGGGAGCCGGGCAGCGGAAGCGGGCAGAGCTCTGAGGTCGCTGCAGGATGGGAACGCGTAGAGAGGGCTGGCACGTGCATCCTCGACGTGCTCAAGACGCCCACGGACAATGAGAACGGACTCTGAGAGGAGCAGGCCGTCCCCtgacaggcagctgggagcagagTCGATGAGAAAGAGGAGCTGCCCAGAAGAAGCATAGCCTTCTCAGCCCCAAACCGCACACATGTGACGCCTCGGTTTTCTCAGCGGCCGCGGAATATTCAGTATGGACAGTCACACAGATTCCCCAGGAGCACACGCTTTATTGGGGCATTCAAACCACCACACCGATTCGGTCGCCTGGACTCTGCGTTAAGGCAAAGTGGGCAGAAGCGGAAGGAGTGCGTTTACCGCAACTGCGCCTTAAGGAGGAGAGCAGAACCTGCCGCAGAACACGATGCTGTTGGTGCTGCGGTGCGtgatgaagaaaaggaaggggtggTCTGCGCAAAATCTTGGCTCGGGTCTGCTGCACCGCGAGTTCCTGACCACGGCCGTGGCCCCCGCCGCCTCCGTGCCCTCCTCGTTCACCTCTACAAAGCACTTGTGAGCCACCTTGGACACGGGCACATTCTTCTTCGCCGACATTCCAGAAAAGTCTGCCCTGGCTTCCTCAAACGCATCAGTCATACCTAAACGTCGAAGAAAAGACTCCAAGTCGTAACTCTCCTCCAGCTTCAGTCGGGGAAGGAAAACTTGAACTTTATCCTTCGTCATCTTCTCTGGATTTGTCCAGGCTCTGAATTTTTCGTACGTAAGTGCTTTTTCCACCTGAAATAAGGAGGAGTCGAATCTTAAAATGTAGAGACAACAGCctggtgcccccctccccactcagcacCCCTCCTCCCCATGATAGGCAACGAGACGAGTTCTGGTCCAAGACAATCTACAGAGATTTTCCTCTTCTAAACACACCAAAATTTTCCCTCAAATTCTCGTCTTTTTTCCGTTTTATGGATATAAGAGGAAAATAGCTAAAAAAACACTTGAGAGAAgggagatttttcttttgaaCTATCTGTACCAAACTCATTTCAAACGTTTTTTAGTTTGGAAAGTTCTCCTAACCAAGTGATTGTATTCATGAGATGCACGTTAGTGTGAATTACAGATTGTTTGACAAAAAAGAGAGCGTGGCTCAGAACTCTGATGGGCAAAAGCGGGAAAATCAGGGATCATCTGAACAGGAAGGAAGACGTGGCTTCGGGAGAGGGAAGAGCCCAGGTGAATGCTGCTCTCCAGTGATGGCTGTTTGGACATTAGCTCAAATTCCCAGATTCTCCTAATTTTCTTCCATGACAGATCTCACCCTTGACTTATGCCAATAGCTTTCTGATTCCACAGAGAAACCAGGCAACCAGGCAGGCCCCACCCTCGACATCTGTGCCCTGGTGTGCTGGAGCTGGCTTCTATCTCCAGCAGGAGGCAACTGTTAGACCCTCAGTCGCCTCAACTCAGCcaggtgggagtatttacacccgAGGAATCAGCAAACGTTATAAACCCCTGGAGAGCCCGATACCAAGCCCACTACTGGTCCTGACCTCCTTACAAATTtactttctcccaccctgaactttgtttcttttctgacaCGGGAAGAGATCCCTCTCCTCCCGTCCAAGAAAAATTCTTCATTTGTCCTTGAGACTCTTGCTACCCGAGGTGTGGTCCCTGACCAGCAGCACCTGCCTCACCCGGAatcttgtcagaaatgcaaaatctcaagCCGTCGCCCCCTGAATCAAACACTGCATTTTACCAAGACACCCAGAGATTCCTACGCACATGACTATTCGAGAAACACTGCCCAGATCAATCCCTCTCCTTGCCTAGTACTTTTGCTCAGTAATTCCTGGGACTCGTCTAGCCCCTCCCTTCAGAATAAAGCGTAGTGTTCTTATAATTTTGGAAGTCTCTCTTCTTAGCTGCCTGAGACTGTGTCCTCGCCACCAGCCCCTCTCCGTGGATACACACGCAGCAGAAATGCAAACACACGGTCACCCCAGACATGAGACGCAGTTCACCCAGGACTCATAATAACCCTCCACTGGAAAATTCCTCACGTGCTACCTGACAGACCGACATAAAGAAACGAGCTCAGGCTGTCTCCACAGACGCTCGGAGGCACCGGCCCGGGCTTACCACGGCGAGCTCGGTGTCGTCGTCCGGCAGCAGCACGACCATGCTCAGCTCCCGCCCCGCGTAGGGCAGCTCCAGGACCTGCGTGTGCACCGCATCCACGTACCCCACGTGAAACCTAGCTTGCTTAAACATCATCTGCACGGTCTTCTTCTCCTAATGAAAAACACGGAATTAAAATCCAATGGCTGAAAAATGAGCACGGCTTACGAAAAAGATAAATCTCATCTGCAGAACCCCTAGGTCCATGTAAGGGAATCATCATTTCTGCGCATATGCGGATAGATGCAAAACCCTCATTATTATGTGTTAGTGCCGAATATGACACGCTCTTGTCCCAGCAGGTCAACTACTATCACGTGAGAGAGAATAAATTGACAAATGTAGACATAGAACCCTACATTATTTTTGGAAGaagttgtgtttttctcttctgagaaGATGCATTAGAGAAGCACTCCCAGGGACCTTGTAATTAAAGATTATTTATCCAAGTTAAGGGGAGAATTAACTAATATTCAGGTTTGGGGGCTGAAGgatgtggttagaaaagatggATAGGCTACAGAAACttagatttttattctgaaaacttGCTCAATTATATAACTGgctttatgtatttggttttCCTGGAGCAAGGACCTTGACAAGATTTGTAGATGTCCACCATTTCTAAAGCTTGCATCAAATATATTCTAGACTTTTAAATCTGTGTGCGATATGCCATCATCAAGTTGACGGAAGTCAAATTTCAAGCTAATTGCTATTGATGCCAACCATTGTCACACCCAAAAGTGAAGGGacaaaagtgtttttaaagttaGGCTCTAAGTCTAGAGCTCTGATGTCCAACATGATGACTACAGTCACTAATACCGTAGCGAATACTGaaaatttgctaaaagagtagatttcaggtgctctcatCACAAAAATAACATGATAATCATGTGAGGAACGTGTATGCTAACTGGCTTAACCAAAGCAATTATTTCTCTATGTGAATTACATCAAATCATCTCATGCACcctatatacaatttttatttttaaaaagatgcaaaaataaagaCGAAGTTAGCCTGCACATGCGCTAACACTTTTTCCTCGTGTTCAGAACCGTATGGTTATGAGTTATAAGGGAATATATAGGCATAGTTGTCGCTGACATTGCAAGAAGGTGTCTATGTAAATACAGACAGTGATGGTACAAAACAAACATAATTCCAAGAGTTAGGAAGAAATTTTCTTTCTATCCAAGTAATATGGCCAAAGATGCAAGGATGCAAACACAAAACTGTccatataaaaatgattttcgcttttctcttcccctccccaataAAAGATATATGGAGGCATGAAATTCATTGAGAAATATagtatgaaataaattattttttccactcATTCACCATCTTCCCAGCATATTACTTTAAGAAAGTtagcagtggggcgcctgggtggcacagtggttaagcgtctgccttcggctcagggcgtgatcccggcgttatgggatcgagccccacatcaggctcctccgctatgagcctgcttcttcctctcccactccccctgcttgtgttccctctctcgctggctgtctctctctctctgtcgaataaataaataaaatcttaaaaaaaaaaaagaaaagaaagttagcAGTACACCCGAAAAATATTTCCCTACCTGGTTGATTTTAAAGGGCATTCCCCTTGTGTGCTTCCTGTCAAACTGCTCATTCCACTTTCCTTTGAAATAGATGGCATTCACGAGAACCAGCTTCGTTAGTGGGTCAACTGCCCCAGCGCCCAGGATCTCTGAAATCTTACCTGCGAAGAATATGAGAGAAGTTTATAGCcatgtgggggagagggaggggatgaCACACTCTTTCACAACAACACTCCTGACACATGAAGCTTGGCGTGGGTGACAGCCAGGCTGCGATCCTGTCTTGCTGGAGGCCTGAGGAACAGGGTGCTGGGACATAAAGCTGTGCACACACGCAGTGTGGCCTGTACACTCTGGCGGTCCCTACACAGCAATCTTGAAGCAGGCAGGTCAACTCTCATTTCGCCCTCAATTTATAGAAGTAGAAATTCAGGTCAGAGGATTTGGCTGACAATTTGCCAAGATCCCATAGGTGCCAAGCGGCTGCGCTGAGACAAGAGCCCAAGAGCCTCACCTCTAATTGTAAGCTTCCCAATGTCGGCGCCGTGATTTTTCAACGACGCCGCTACTGGCATTTTAAGCCAGATCATCCTTCATTGGGGGGagtgtcctgtgcattgtagggtgtCCCGCCAGTAGCATCTCCCcgattgtgacaaccaaaatggCTTCAGCCGTTGGCAAATGTCACCTCAGGGCTGATTCTGGTTGAGAATCATTGCTCCACGCCAACCTTCAAATTTCATTTAGGCGAGGAGAAGCTTCCGAAGGATGATGGAATACAGACCTGTAAATGGGTGAGAGCAGTCCTCCTGAAGCCAGTGAATGGGGAAAGGAATTCAGGGGTACAATAAAGGGGCCCAAGCTGAGTTCTCCAATGAGACCGGGGACAAGGTGATCCCCAGTGTCCCCTATGGCTCTGATATTTTGGAGAAATGTGCTGGCAGTCAATCTGATGAAGAGGGAGTGATATAGGGAGGGTGATGTAGAAGCCAGAAGCTTCTGGCTTCCCTGAGTGACCCGGTACTGCTGGACCAACTGGACAGCGAGAGATGACTGCACATACAACGTAGGAATATGTGAAAGGCTCTGCCGTTCCAACGGCCATTATTTTATTGGCTTTCAGTATATTCGTGGGCCCTGCTGCTGCCGGACACACAGTGGGTGCACCTAAAGCCTGAACAGATGTCCAGGTGGGCACAGGAAGAAATAAGTGATTTAATTCCCtttcccctacacacacacacacacacacacacacacacacacacatttctggaAGTCTCTCAATTGTGTTAGGTACTTCGAGTGCTTAAAAGCATGCCCTTCCCTGTACTCTAGTCAAGCACTGGCCAAAATATTCCTGGTAAGACAGAGTGTGGTCTGGACAGGGGAGGCTGCGGGCTCCACCGAACTATATTTCCAGAATCTGGAGCGAAGGTCATGCTCTGAAAGCAAGCTCGGCCTCAGCCACACGATAAAGGAAGGAGAGCCCGAAGGCGGCAGATAACACCAGCTGTCCTCATTACCACCGGGAGATAAGGCGAAATGTGGCCCCAGCTCAGCCGCAACCTAAATTGAATGTCATTCTGCCCTCAGGACATGACAAGGGcttccccaccccgccccaaaTAGAAGATTGATGGGCCCCAGACATTTTTGGGGGGCATTTTTCGGGGATTTTCCAGCACagcacagaggggagagggtctgaGAGCCTTACACTAGGTCTACGTAGTTTTTAGAAATCACCGCCCCGCGACCTTATAAACCCGAGAAAAAATAACCGAATTGTACTGCTGGCCTGGAAATGCAGCCAACACACACAAATAGGCCACACTGGCTCAGGGCCCCGGAGGCCACACCACGGGCGTCAAGAGCCCGCCGATCCGGGCGCTCTCCCCCTCGACACCTCAAGCGCAGTGAGCATCTCACCTTCCGTCTTCTGTGCCACCCAGTCGTTTATGCGTCTCCTGCATTCCTCGCTGTCTTCTGCAAAGGACAGCTCCTCCAGCTCGGCCGCGTAGAACTGCCGGCAGGACTCCCGAAAGGCCTAGAACACAAGATACCGAGTGTGCCCTCTTCAGCAACGGTCCCACCCGTGCGAAAGCATTTGCTTCTCTGAACCTATTTGCGGCCTGAATTCTTGTCCACGGGGCTCCCTGCGCTTTCAGACTCATTCACACAACCGACGGAAACGTGTCCCCCGCAGCCGCCGGGCCGGACCCCGTGCCAGGGGCCGGACACCGGGGACAAGACATGACATCGGCCCCGAGGCGGCTCACGGTCTGTGGAGAGACGCGGCCCAGGGACACGGAGAGCCACACAGGCGTCGAGAACGCGGATGGTGCATGCGCAGAACCGCCCCGAGCCTCCCTGTCAGACACTTCCGCTCCACGCTGACTTCCTGTTTGATTTCCTGTGTCTGCCGGGGCCCCTCACTTCCTCGCTGGGACCCGTTTTTGTAGCACCAACACCAAGCACAATGTGTGAGCTTTGTGAATGCCTGAGAGGCTCCCTGGTGGAACTGGATCATCCAGAAATCTTACAGGTCCCTCCAGGACTGGAATGTGAGAGGCCTGGATCACAGGGGGGTTtcttggggtggtgggtggaTTAGGGAAAACAGCGGCAGGGGATGAGCCTTGAAGTGTCAGTCGGGGTCAAGTCGGGAAGTGCCTGTACCCAATACACAAAAACCCAAAGATAACTCCCCTCACAAAAGCTTGGGCCGGATACTATGTGCCTGGCAATTGGCTCCCATCCTCCGCCCATCTCCTGTTCTCAAATATTTTAGCTtctacagaagaaagaaaatgtagacaGAAAGAGGAGCCAAGCAACTGAGAAAATGGGATGGTGGCTCCTTGTGTCCCCAGTACCCCCCAAAGACAATCCTCAAAGATCAGGCTGACGGTCAAAAATGAACAGCAGTTAACCAGAAGATTCCTGGGATCATTAGTGCTTGTCCTAGAAGACCCAGAATTATCTCCAATGATACTCAAGCCCAGAGCAGGCAACCTCCATGGGGTCGCACCCAACAGGAGCCAGGACAGGGATGTATCTGAATCTCACCGAGAAACATCCTTGGAACCGCCAGCCAGGAAGATGGCCGGGTTTGTCCAGATCACTTCATTAATCTGAGGTAGCGACACTCTGCACGGTATGCAACACTCTTTTTTGGCCCTCACGCGTTGCATGATGGCAGGCATTTAGCGGACTGGGGAACTTGAGAATTACACGCTTCAGTACATAGGAAGTGCACAGATTTAAAACCTCAGTTTCGTGGCCCAATTTTAATTTTCGAAAGACTATTCTGTCAGAAGTGTGGAAGAACCTGGGTGGACGTGGAGAGCTCCATCaggaatgaattaaaataatggTGTAGAAGATCCAGTGTGTGTCTGGACccaggcagtggtggtggtgattcaGAAGAGGGGACAATTTAAGAGGCCTTGAGAGACCGGCTCTGCAGGAACCACCCAACAACCAGAGGTGAGCCTGGGGACAGCTGGGTACACACATGGGACGATGTCGTCAGTGAGGCACAGGAGGtcaagggggagaagcaggtctGGGTGCAGGAAGATGGACATACTGAGATTGACATCTGGAAGGGATCTATCAAAAACAACTTtaggggctgctgggtggctcaatcagttaagtgtctgttttgggctcaggtcatgatctcagggtcctgggatccagccctgcattgggctccctgctcagtgaggagtctgcttctccttcttcctctgaccttcctccctgcttttgcgtgctctctctgtctcaaataaataaaaaccttaaaaaaaccccaGCTTTAAAAAGGACATAATTCAGAGGCaatcataaaattcaaaattataattacaGAAGTATAATTCTAAGCACATTTTTAAGGCAACAGAACTATACTTTATCTCTGTTCTTCTGTAATTTCTACCTTAtttgccaggttttttttttaacgtcaATGTGTGAGTACAACTTACAGGAAGGAAATCACATGTCTTCTCTCCGAAGAGTCTGTTGGCAGTTCTGAGCAAGTACTGAGTGCCAGATTTGTTAACCTCCGTGAGAAGTGACCGGAAATCTTGGTGAATATATCCTCCTCTGTTCAAACAAAGCGCCTGGCAACAGACAGGGACACGGACTTGTAACATTGCCATCTTGCTCCCACAAAGAGCTATCTATCTCCAACAGCCCTTGCGCTGAAGATCACAAAGGATCCCGTCTTGAAAGGTGTTTGGTTTAACCCTCCCACAGTGCCTTTCCTGCACCTGGGCActgctgacatttggggccaAGATGTTCtgcagcattcctggcctctgcccactagGTGTCAGTAGCACCTCTCAGACCACCAAGCTGTCCCGACAGAGGCAAATGCCGCCCCCGGTGTAAACCACTGTCCGGGCTAATTTATCCACTTAGAAATGTGGGTGTGAGAACTCAGGAGGGAGACCAAACAGTACAAAGAGGTAGTTGGAATGAATCTAGCACGACCCAGGGAATATGAGAATGAGCAGAAATCAACAGAAAATACTTCAGCAGCAATTTCACAGAAGTTCTGCTGACCAGACTGGGACTTCCACGTCAAGTCACAGTGAAAATTAAGGTTGTTCCTCTGTCTCCCAGTAGCCCCAGTCCAAagcctccctcctccagctccatccaccgACCCCCCCCAGCTGCCATCCCCAGAAGCACTTCCACAGGGCACCCACATACCCCTGCTATCAATGGGGTGGTCATGTGCATTGGCAATGTTCTGGGACCCTCACAAGACCATTGAAGAATCCTAAGGTAACACAGACGTTAAAGAGTACTTCCCTAAAGTATTTGCCACGACTTCATTGGAAGCTCAGGTCCCACAGAACCCGTTTCAGGTCAGACTAGACATTCCCTCTCAATAATTCCAGAGACAGAAGTGCACGTTTGTGTTGCTTTCTTCTAGTGCATAACCATACACTAGAAGGAACCCATTTAACACCAAGTTCATTCAAACAGCTACATTTCaatttgatatataacattagCCAAAACTTAAAATGTAACAAAAGTGAAATTTGGGGACTTCTTGTGGGACAGAATGCTAGCACGCATacctgggacatctgggtggcggTGTTTCCTTTGGCCCCCATGAAGACCATAGCCAGGGCAGAGGAGATGCTCAGAGGGGAGAAGAACACATTTCGGGAGCTGTCCTCTTCACCCAACATTTTTAATAAGTTAATGGCAAAACTGCCATTTGCTTCATAGAGATCCTCCATCGGGGAAGGCCTGTATGGAAAGCACAACATGGAGGCACATCAGCCGCATCCGCCATTGGCACCCCTGTCAGTGGACACCGGGTGTGGTCACGGGAAGAACTGCTCCCCCACAGACACCCACGTTGAATCTCCCAAACCCCTGTTATCTTGCGCGGCCTTAGGGACCTTGTGGATGTGAGTGACggaattaaggatcttgagatggggagatttcCTGCAGTACCCAGGTGGGCTCAGTGGCATCACTGGATGCTTCtagaaggaaggcaggagggtcagagtcagaggggGAGATGTGACAATAGAAGCAAAGGTCAGAATGACGCAGGACACGAGGCCATGGAccaaggaaggcaggcagcctcTGGGAGCTGCGAAAGGCGAGGAAACAGATTCTGCCCTAAAGCCTTCAGGAAAACGTGCAACTCTGCACACCTCTTTTGGGCTTCTGACCTCCGGACTGCAGGATAAGACATTTTTATTGTGGTCAGGCACTCACTTTGCACAAAGGTGCTACAGCGCCAATAGGAAACTAAGACACTGGTTTTCTCACAAAGTTTTCTCACAGTCTCGGGGCTGAAGGATGGCGCCACCCTCAGCAGCAGGACCCCTGCAGGGGCTCAGAGCCCCTCCCCCAGTGGAACAACGGCGACCCGTCTCCATGTCAGTTCCCATGTTGTCCAGAATCTCTTGATCCCCTCAACAATGCAGAAGATCGGTACAGTTGCCCCACCTTAGAGGGAGGGAGACTGAGCGAGGTCTAGCAGCTTTCCCAGACCCCACAGGCAGTGAGCAAGAAAGTCACGGTCAGAACTGCAGTTTGATCCCAGAGCCTGAATTCTTCATCATTGCACAAGCCCCCTGTTGCTGCAAGCTCTCCCTCAGTTTGGTGTCCCTGGCATAATCTAGAAACAATGTCCTATTATAAAGAAGTCTTCGTAAAGAAAAAACGACTTGCTGTCACCATGTCATGTGAAATCAACTGGATGGATTTCAACAAATTTTAAGCGTGGgtttaggaaaacagaaaattcacTTTG is a genomic window of Ursus arctos isolate Adak ecotype North America unplaced genomic scaffold, UrsArc2.0 scaffold_17, whole genome shotgun sequence containing:
- the SERPINB8 gene encoding serpin B8, whose amino-acid sequence is MEDLYEANGSFAINLLKMLGEEDSSRNVFFSPLSISSALAMVFMGAKGNTATQMSQALCLNRGGYIHQDFRSLLTEVNKSGTQYLLRTANRLFGEKTCDFLPAFRESCRQFYAAELEELSFAEDSEECRRRINDWVAQKTEGKISEILGAGAVDPLTKLVLVNAIYFKGKWNEQFDRKHTRGMPFKINQEKKTVQMMFKQARFHVGYVDAVHTQVLELPYAGRELSMVVLLPDDDTELAVVEKALTYEKFRAWTNPEKMTKDKVQVFLPRLKLEESYDLESFLRRLGMTDAFEEARADFSGMSAKKNVPVSKVAHKCFVEVNEEGTEAAGATAVVRNSRCSRPEPRFCADHPFLFFITHRSTNSIVFCGRFCSPP